One Saccharospirillaceae bacterium DNA segment encodes these proteins:
- a CDS encoding rubredoxin has protein sequence MKRWQCVVCGWIYDEAEGAPEEGIAPGTAWDDVPDDFICPDCGVGKEDFEMVEI, from the coding sequence ATGAAAAGATGGCAATGCGTGGTTTGTGGCTGGATCTATGATGAAGCCGAAGGCGCACCGGAAGAGGGTATTGCACCAGGTACGGCGTGGGACGATGTCCCCGACGATTTTATCTGTCCGGATTGTGGCGTCGGTAAAGAAGATTTTGAAATGGTGGAAATCTGA
- a CDS encoding chorismate lyase, producing MNSNTLNGILHPLVPNWSTRNHMAACCLPAFWRDWLLDTGSLTTRLCGLGNFRVEILREFHGAPTQLERQQLALNHQARVWVREVVLKVDGVALVYARTAVPQRTLQGKEKRLQHLGEKSLGSYLFQQPNLQRQPLAVSHCNPNQLGLEWCRHSVFTLGHKPLMVSEAFTAQLYDFA from the coding sequence ATGAACAGCAACACTCTCAACGGCATTCTGCACCCATTGGTTCCCAACTGGTCAACACGCAATCACATGGCGGCTTGCTGCCTGCCTGCGTTTTGGCGTGACTGGTTACTCGATACCGGATCTCTGACCACCAGACTGTGCGGCCTGGGTAATTTCCGGGTCGAAATTCTGCGTGAATTTCATGGCGCACCGACGCAACTTGAACGTCAGCAACTGGCACTGAATCACCAGGCGAGAGTCTGGGTACGGGAAGTGGTACTCAAAGTGGATGGGGTTGCCCTGGTATACGCCCGCACCGCAGTGCCGCAGCGAACCCTGCAAGGGAAAGAGAAACGCCTGCAACACCTGGGCGAGAAATCGCTCGGCAGCTATTTGTTTCAGCAACCCAACCTGCAACGTCAGCCACTGGCGGTATCTCACTGCAATCCTAATCAATTAGGGCTAGAATGGTGTCGCCATTCGGTATTTACCCTCGGCCACAAACCGCTCATGGTTTCCGAGGCATTTACTGCCCAATTATACGACTTTGCATAA
- the ubiA gene encoding 4-hydroxybenzoate octaprenyltransferase: protein MNALTQPLRQQLDRHLPRWFDWVQLTRIDKPVGSYLLLWPTLWALWVAGEGHPDFANVLIFVLGVFLMRSAGCVINDFADRKIDGHVKRTVDRPLATGKITAKEALITFAVLILLAFVLVLFTNQFTVLLSIGGLVLASLYPFMKRHTHLPQVVLGAAFSWAIPMAFAAQSNELPAVVWLLYMANLSWTVAYDTVYAMVDRDDDLKIGVKSTAVLFGDLDIAMVAILKGLVVFALLLAGTQLEMSWPYYLCLAAGAVFLAWQVWSIRSRERDICFAIFRKSHWFGLIIWGGFVAHYLLR, encoded by the coding sequence ATGAACGCTCTGACACAACCGTTGCGCCAGCAACTGGATCGCCACCTGCCACGCTGGTTTGACTGGGTACAACTGACCCGTATCGATAAACCGGTTGGTTCCTATTTGCTGTTATGGCCAACGTTGTGGGCATTGTGGGTGGCCGGAGAGGGACACCCTGATTTCGCCAATGTGCTGATTTTTGTCCTGGGTGTGTTTCTGATGCGCTCCGCCGGTTGTGTCATTAACGACTTTGCCGACCGAAAGATTGACGGCCATGTTAAACGCACCGTCGATCGGCCACTGGCCACCGGAAAAATTACCGCGAAAGAAGCGCTAATCACCTTTGCCGTGTTAATTCTGCTGGCGTTTGTGTTGGTGTTATTCACCAATCAATTCACGGTATTACTGTCAATCGGTGGCCTCGTCCTGGCCTCTCTCTATCCCTTTATGAAACGCCACACGCACCTGCCTCAGGTAGTATTGGGAGCCGCGTTTTCCTGGGCCATCCCGATGGCTTTTGCCGCCCAGAGTAACGAATTACCAGCCGTCGTATGGCTGCTGTATATGGCAAATCTGAGCTGGACGGTGGCTTATGATACCGTCTACGCCATGGTTGATCGTGACGATGATCTGAAAATTGGCGTGAAGTCCACCGCCGTGCTGTTTGGCGATCTGGATATCGCTATGGTTGCGATACTGAAAGGGTTGGTAGTATTTGCCTTGCTGCTGGCTGGCACGCAACTGGAAATGAGCTGGCCTTATTATCTGTGTTTGGCCGCTGGGGCCGTATTTTTGGCCTGGCAAGTGTGGAGTATTCGCTCACGCGAGCGTGATATCTGCTTCGCTATCTTCCGCAAGAGCCACTGGTTTGGCCTGATTATCTGGGGTGGTTTCGTCGCCCATTACCTGCTCAGATAA